The Haladaptatus cibarius D43 genome window below encodes:
- the dnaJ gene encoding molecular chaperone DnaJ, translated as MSEDFYDVLGVSRDADESDIKSAYRKKAAQYHPDVSDEPDAEEKFKKVKKAKEVLSDDEKRQAYDQMGHDRFEQAQKRGGFDGRGGGAGGGNPFGGGGGGGMGGMGDIFEQFFGGGGGRNPNRPRQGSNLRTGVEIDLEDAFEGVKKQVSVRRPERCDTCDGKGHPKGTDVKTCPECQGQGQVTQIQQTPFGRVQQSRTCGRCSGEGELYEETCGDCGGDGVVHRRATLNVDIPAGIADGQTLQMEGEGAPGENGGPNGDLLIEIRVNDHPDFEREGADLFYRKPLSFPQAVFGDEIEIATLDGSVEMDVPSGTQSGETFRLKGKGMPRLRRRGNGDLYVKVQVVTPESLNDEQKEALKAFAEAGGENVSVEKGFFERIKNSF; from the coding sequence ATGAGTGAGGATTTCTACGACGTGCTCGGTGTGAGTCGGGACGCCGACGAGAGCGACATCAAGAGCGCGTATCGAAAGAAGGCGGCCCAGTACCATCCGGACGTGAGCGACGAACCGGACGCGGAAGAAAAGTTCAAGAAGGTCAAAAAGGCAAAGGAAGTGCTCTCTGACGACGAGAAGCGACAAGCCTACGACCAGATGGGCCACGACCGATTCGAACAGGCCCAAAAGCGCGGTGGCTTCGACGGCAGAGGCGGTGGCGCTGGCGGCGGCAATCCGTTCGGCGGCGGCGGCGGTGGCGGAATGGGCGGCATGGGCGACATCTTCGAACAGTTCTTCGGCGGCGGTGGCGGACGCAATCCAAACCGTCCGCGACAGGGTTCGAACCTGCGAACCGGCGTGGAAATCGACCTCGAAGATGCCTTCGAAGGCGTGAAAAAGCAGGTGTCGGTTCGGCGTCCGGAACGCTGTGACACCTGCGACGGAAAGGGCCATCCCAAAGGAACCGACGTGAAAACCTGTCCGGAGTGTCAGGGACAGGGGCAGGTCACACAAATTCAACAGACGCCGTTCGGTCGTGTCCAGCAGTCTCGAACCTGCGGCCGCTGTAGCGGCGAGGGTGAACTGTACGAGGAAACGTGTGGCGACTGCGGCGGGGATGGCGTGGTTCACCGTCGAGCGACGCTGAACGTCGATATTCCGGCGGGTATCGCCGACGGACAGACGCTCCAGATGGAAGGCGAAGGTGCGCCGGGCGAAAACGGCGGGCCGAACGGTGACCTGCTCATCGAAATTCGAGTGAACGACCATCCGGACTTCGAGCGCGAGGGCGCAGACCTGTTCTATCGGAAACCCCTTTCGTTCCCACAGGCTGTGTTCGGCGACGAAATCGAGATTGCAACGCTCGACGGGTCGGTCGAGATGGACGTTCCGTCGGGCACCCAAAGCGGCGAGACGTTCCGCCTGAAAGGAAAAGGAATGCCTCGACTTCGACGGCGAGGAAACGGCGACCTCTACGTGAAGGTGCAAGTCGTGACGCCCGAATCGCTGAACGACGAGCAAA
- a CDS encoding DUF7344 domain-containing protein yields the protein MARGSVGSVVVSLSAQRNRYILYSLTRHAENAPMGVEVLAREVAGLEHGIAPESVPDETFESVLDDLSQNSLPTLSYRGLVEYDPLSGLVGRPRYSLTAETLVSLLTRIELGWLS from the coding sequence ATGGCTCGGGGGTCTGTCGGTTCAGTGGTGGTTAGCCTGTCTGCACAGCGAAACCGGTACATCCTCTATTCGCTCACTCGCCACGCAGAGAACGCTCCGATGGGAGTGGAAGTGCTCGCCAGAGAGGTCGCCGGATTGGAACACGGAATCGCCCCCGAATCGGTTCCCGACGAAACGTTTGAATCAGTTCTCGACGACCTGTCGCAGAACAGCCTTCCCACCCTCTCCTATCGCGGGTTGGTCGAGTACGATCCCCTGAGCGGACTGGTCGGTCGACCGAGGTATTCGCTTACAGCCGAGACGCTCGTCTCCCTGTTGACTCGAATCGAACTGGGTTGGCTCTCGTAG
- a CDS encoding nucleotide exchange factor GrpE yields MTEEPVQTTDDDHVEDDTPSEKPADESTTGEQPTDEDVLSAEEADLVAEIAAHDESLAGTVEERFVAIESERQEQETEIDDLRTRLKRKQADFQNYKKRAKKRQEQLEKRATEDVVDRLIDVRDNLKRAVEEEHEDVESLRGGVELTLKELDRVFEDENVAEIDPEPGAEVDPQRHEVMLRVESDHPEDTIADVYQPGYEMADKVLQAAQVTVSDGSGDGSDE; encoded by the coding sequence ATGACCGAGGAGCCTGTCCAGACGACAGACGACGACCACGTCGAAGACGACACTCCAAGCGAGAAACCGGCTGACGAAAGCACGACGGGCGAACAGCCGACCGACGAAGACGTACTGAGCGCAGAAGAAGCCGACCTCGTCGCGGAAATCGCGGCTCACGACGAGAGCCTTGCGGGGACTGTCGAAGAGCGATTCGTCGCCATCGAGTCGGAACGACAGGAACAGGAAACCGAAATCGACGACCTTCGCACGCGACTGAAGCGAAAGCAAGCCGACTTCCAGAACTACAAAAAGCGGGCGAAAAAGCGACAAGAACAACTCGAAAAGCGCGCGACAGAGGACGTCGTCGACCGTCTTATCGACGTGCGAGACAACTTAAAACGCGCCGTCGAGGAAGAACACGAGGATGTCGAGAGTCTTCGCGGTGGCGTCGAACTCACGCTAAAGGAACTCGACCGCGTGTTCGAGGACGAGAACGTCGCGGAAATCGACCCCGAACCGGGTGCGGAGGTTGACCCACAACGCCACGAAGTGATGCTCCGGGTCGAGAGCGACCATCCCGAAGATACCATCGCGGACGTGTACCAACCGGGCTACGAGATGGCCGATAAAGTCTTGCAGGCCGCGCAAGTCACTGTGAGTGACGGAAGCGGCGATGGTTCCGACGAGTAG
- the dnaK gene encoding molecular chaperone DnaK yields MTSNKILGIDLGTTNSAFAVMEGGDPEIIVNGEGDRTTASVVAFSDDGERLVGKPAKNQAVQNPEKTIQSIKRHMGDEDYSVEIEGEEYTPEQISAMILQKIKRDAEEYLGDDVEKAVITVPAYFNDKQRQATKNAGEIAGFDVERIVNEPTAASMAYGLDDESDQTVLVYDLGGGTFDVSILDLGGGVYEVVATNGDNDLGGDDWDHAIIDYLAKEFESEHGIDLRDDRQALQRLKDAAEEAKIELSSRKETDINLPFVTATDNGPVHLENSLTRAKFESLTDDLIDRTVEPTEQALSDAGYDKGDIDEVILVGGSTRMPQVAEQVEELTGQEPKKNVNPDEAVALGAAIQGGVLSGDVDDIVLLDVTPLSLGIEVKGGLFERLIDKNTTIPTEESKIFTTAAANQTSVQVRVFQGEREMAQDNELLGEFHLAGIPPAPAGTPQIEVAFNIDENGIVNVSAEDHGSGNSEEITIEGGAGLSDDEVERMQEEAEQHAEEDKERRELIEARNAAEGAIQRAETLLEENEENIDEELEADIRDAIEDVQETLEAEDVDKDELEAATEDLSKALQEIGKQMYQQQEQAQQAGAAGPGGMGGGAGPGGMGGAGPGAGAGAGADDQNADEYVDADFEDVDDDSDE; encoded by the coding sequence ATGACGAGTAACAAGATTCTCGGTATCGACCTCGGTACCACGAACAGCGCGTTCGCGGTAATGGAAGGTGGCGACCCTGAAATCATCGTCAACGGGGAAGGCGACCGGACGACAGCCTCGGTCGTCGCGTTCTCCGATGACGGCGAGCGTCTCGTGGGGAAACCGGCGAAAAATCAGGCCGTTCAGAACCCCGAGAAGACGATTCAGTCCATCAAGCGCCACATGGGCGACGAGGACTACAGCGTCGAAATCGAAGGCGAGGAGTACACGCCGGAACAGATTTCGGCGATGATTCTCCAGAAAATCAAACGAGACGCCGAGGAGTATCTCGGCGACGACGTGGAAAAGGCGGTCATCACGGTTCCCGCCTACTTCAACGACAAACAGCGACAGGCGACCAAGAACGCTGGTGAAATCGCTGGCTTCGACGTAGAGCGCATCGTCAACGAACCGACCGCCGCGTCGATGGCGTACGGACTTGACGACGAGTCCGACCAGACGGTTCTCGTCTACGACCTCGGTGGAGGAACGTTCGACGTTTCCATCCTCGATTTGGGTGGTGGCGTCTACGAAGTGGTCGCCACGAACGGTGACAACGACCTCGGTGGCGACGACTGGGACCACGCCATCATCGACTATCTCGCCAAGGAGTTCGAATCTGAACATGGTATCGACCTCCGCGACGACCGGCAGGCGCTCCAGCGACTCAAGGACGCGGCCGAAGAGGCGAAAATCGAACTCAGCAGTCGAAAGGAGACGGACATCAACCTCCCGTTCGTCACCGCGACGGACAACGGCCCGGTTCACTTGGAAAACAGTCTCACCCGTGCGAAGTTCGAATCGCTGACGGACGACCTCATCGACCGCACGGTCGAACCGACCGAACAGGCGCTTTCGGACGCGGGCTACGACAAGGGCGACATCGACGAGGTTATCCTCGTCGGCGGTTCGACCCGCATGCCGCAGGTCGCGGAACAGGTCGAAGAACTCACCGGACAGGAACCGAAAAAGAACGTCAACCCCGACGAAGCAGTCGCGCTCGGCGCGGCGATTCAGGGCGGCGTCCTCTCCGGCGACGTGGACGACATCGTGCTGCTCGACGTGACGCCGCTCTCGCTCGGTATCGAAGTGAAAGGTGGCCTGTTCGAGCGTCTCATCGACAAGAACACGACCATCCCAACTGAAGAATCAAAAATCTTCACGACCGCAGCAGCCAACCAGACCTCGGTGCAGGTGCGCGTCTTCCAGGGTGAGCGCGAGATGGCACAAGACAACGAACTGCTCGGCGAGTTCCACCTCGCAGGCATTCCGCCAGCACCCGCCGGAACGCCGCAAATCGAAGTCGCGTTCAACATCGACGAAAACGGTATCGTCAACGTCTCCGCCGAAGACCACGGTTCGGGCAACAGCGAGGAAATCACCATCGAAGGTGGCGCCGGTCTCTCGGACGACGAAGTCGAGCGCATGCAGGAAGAAGCAGAACAGCACGCAGAAGAGGACAAAGAACGGCGTGAACTCATCGAAGCGCGCAACGCCGCCGAAGGCGCGATTCAGCGCGCCGAGACGCTCCTCGAAGAGAACGAGGAGAACATCGACGAGGAACTCGAAGCCGACATCCGGGATGCAATCGAAGACGTCCAAGAGACGCTCGAAGCTGAGGACGTGGACAAAGACGAACTCGAAGCCGCGACGGAAGACCTGAGCAAGGCGCTTCAGGAAATCGGCAAGCAAATGTACCAGCAACAGGAGCAAGCCCAACAGGCCGGTGCCGCAGGTCCCGGCGGAATGGGCGGCGGCGCTGGCCCTGGCGGCATGGGCGGTGCCGGACCCGGTGCGGGCGCAGGTGCCGGTGCTGACGACCAGAACGCAGACGAGTACGTGGACGCCGACTTCGAAGACGTGGACGACGACAGCGACGAATAG